From a region of the Vanrija pseudolonga chromosome 2, complete sequence genome:
- the CNI00690 gene encoding Very-long-chain 3-oxoacyl-CoA reductase, with amino-acid sequence MGASDSIHVGPQATHKVYKLFGHDIVLDVPLPTLIFAAFGAAVLLRYVFGWVKLLAELTIVPGVSLSKFKHKNRNTTYAIVTGCTAGIGLEFARQLAGKGFGLILVGRRQSALDELAKEIEAKYKVPTKTVTADAADAASLHASVARIAAAASSVDVGVLINNVGASHEMPVAFAETDPAEIDAIVQTNISWTLQLTRAILPQLVARSNKPGAPKSLVLNIGSLSGRIPSALLAAYSCTKGGLQTWNTAVATEVEPQGVYFRMVFPAFVVSNMSKIRRASITVPTAKAFVSSTLGSIGLARGAQGRPYDSTPYPSHALLDYFVGLFGSTSEAIGVGVILSMHKDIRKRALRKKAREAEKIGKQE; translated from the exons ATGGGCGCCTCGGACTCCATCCACGTCGGCCCGCAGGCCACGCACAAGGTATACAAGCTGTTCGGGCACGACATTG TCCTCGACGTCCCCCTCCCGACGCTCATCTTCGCGGCCTtcggcgcggccgtgctcCTGCGCTATGTCTTCGGCTGGGtcaagctgctcgccgagctgaccATCGTGCCGGGCGTgtcg CTCTCCAAGTTCAAGCACAAGAACCGCAATACCACGTACGCGATCGTCACCGGCTGTACCGCCGGGATCGGCCTCGAGTttgcgcgccagctcgccggcaAGGGCTTTGGGCTTATTCTTGTCGGACGCCGCCAgagcgcgctcgacgagctcgccaaggagatTG AGGCCAAGTACAAGGTCCCCACCAAGACCGTCActgccgacgctgccgacgcggcgtcgctcCACGCGTCGGTGGCCCgcatcgccgcggccgcctcgtcggtcgacgtcggcgtgctcatcAACAACGTTGGCGCGAGCCACGAGATGCCCGTCGCGTTTGCCGAGACGGACCCGGCCGAGATTGACGCGATTGTGCAGACCAACATCTCTTGGACGCTGCAGCTCACGCGCGCCATCCTcccgcagctcgtcgcgcgctccAACAAGCCCGGCGCGCCCAAGTCGCTCGTGCTCAACATTGGCTCGCTGTCGGGCCGCATCCCCTCGGCCCTGCTCGCTGCCTACTCGTGCACCAAGGGCGGCCTGCAGACGTGGAACACGGCCGTCGcgaccgaggtcgagccccAGGGCGTCTACTTCCGCATGGTCTTCCCCGCCTTCGTCGTGTCCAACATGAGCAAGATCCGCCGCGCGAGCATCACGGTTCCGACTGCGAAGGCGTTCGTCTCGTCGACGCTTGGCTCgatcggcctcgcgcgcggcgcacagGGCCGCCCCTACGACTCGACGCCGTACCCGTcccacgcgctcctcgactaCTTTGTCGGCCTGTTTGGCAGCACGTCCGAGGCTATCGGCGTCGGAGTCATCCTCTCTATGCACAAGGACATCCGTAAGCGTGCCCTCAGGaagaaggcgcgcgaggcggagaaGATTGGCAAGCAGGAGTAA
- the fsf1_1 gene encoding putative mitochondrial transport protein fsf1, with product MSDKAGLYNISVPKYDLETYSGRLKYFYSTTSPLTLLASSSQLEQAQKDVVYFDGKIKEAGKAGYWVDKEHKERYDHAKQLVNSSIHPDTGKPVPLPFRMSAFVPTNLLICAGMLMPNPSLKSVIFWQWANQTLNVAVNFSNANKSITLTPQEIGTAYVAATATSVALAVGLTRAVPRLPLSAATRHILGRLVPFVAVASAGVVNISCIRWKEMRDGIEVFQIKKDAEGDEDKVLLGKSPKAGQLAVGQSAASRVLTNMPTLIIPPMVMTLLERRGTFNGPRGKTAATLTQLTLIGLSLGLFLPPAIAYFPQRAETTGPKLGEPFVNIKGPIYFNKGL from the exons ATGAGCGACAAGGCAGGCCTGTACAACATCT CTGTTCCCAAGTACGACCTGGAGACGTACT CCGGTCGCCTCAAGTACTTCtactcgacgacctcgcccctcacgctgctcgcgtcgtcgtcgcagctcgagcaggcgcagaAGGATGTCGTGTACTTTGACGGCAAGATCAAGGAGGCTGGCAAGGCCGGCTACTGGGTCGACAAGGAGCACAAGGAGCGCTACGACCATGCCAAGCAGC TGGTTAACTCGTCGATTCACCCCGACACGGGCAAGCCGGTGCCGCTCCCCTTCCGCATGTCCGCGTTTGTGCCGACCAACTTGCT GATCTGC GCCGGCATGCTCATGCCCAACCCCTCCCTCAAGAGCGTCATCTTCTGGCAGTGGGCCAACCAGACGCTCAACGTCGCCGTCAACTTCAGCAACGCGAACAAGAGCAtcacgctcacgccgcaggaGATCGGCACGGCGTACGTCGCGGCGACCGCAAcgtcggtcgcgctcgccgtcggcctgacgcgcgccgtgccccgTCTCCCGCTGTCCGCGGCGACCCGCCAcatcctcggccgcctcgtgccATTCGTGGCTGTCGCCTCGGCTGGTGTCGTCAACATCTCGTGTATCCGCTGGAAGGAGATGCGCGACGGCATCGAGGTGTTCCAGATcaagaaggacgccgagggcgacgaggacaaggtccTGCTTGGCAAGTCGCCCAAGgccggccagctcgccgtcggacAGAGTGCCGCGAGCCGTGTCCTCACCAACAT GCCCACCCTCATCATCCCTCCCATGGTCAtgacgctgctcgagcgccgcggcacgtTCAACGGCCCCCGTGGCAAAACTGCTGCCACCTTGACGCAGCTCACGCTGA TCGGCCTGTCcctcggcctcttcctcccTCCCGCCATCGCCTACTTCCCTCAGCGCGCCGAGACCACCGGccccaagctcggcgagccctTTGTCAACATCAAGGGACCCATCTACTTCAACAAGGGTCTGTAA
- the zip1 gene encoding Transcription factor zip1, with protein sequence MYSELPRHLQALNTIPSSSPPSSALSAEQEEAFWSFMHTDELFSNFGLAPSAFESKLESERSKQAATTSAETPAAETPASSTDSNKSADHPTLESFLATFADESGAAPALPTNYLLAIPPYASSSSDSAPTPAASSVKPADVLPAAPPATPAGTDFDEPERITGAKRLKQMGAAPAEIEEDKRRRNTEASARFRAKKKEREQALEFRAKELEAQVATLTAEKASLEKENNLLKFIVVNGNGGAGAPVQGADGLQAALAALGKRKREE encoded by the exons ATGTACAGCGAGCTCCCCCGCCACCTCCAGGCGCTCAACACGatcccctcctcctcgcccccttCGTCGGCCCTCTCGgcggagcaggaggaggcctTCTGGTCGTTTATGCACACCGACGAGCTCTTCTCCAACTTTGGCCTCGCTCCTTCTGCCTTCGAGTCCAAGCTTGAGAGCGAGCGCTCCAAGCAGGCTGCTACCACCTCGGCCGAGACCCCCGCTGCCGAGACGCCTGCTTCGTCCACCGACTCGAACAAGTCGGCGgaccaccccaccctcgaGTCGTTCCTTGCTACCTTTGCCGACGAGTCGggtgccgcccccgccctgCCCACCAACTACCTGCTGGCCATCCCCCCctacgcgtcgtcgtcttccgaCTCGGCCCCTACCCCCGCCGCTTCGTCTGTCAAGCCCGCCGATGTCCTCCCTGCCGCGCCTCCCGCCACCCCTGCCGGCACCGACTTTGACGAGCCTGAGCGTATCACTGGCGCCAAGCGCTTGAAGCAGATGGGtgctgcccccgccgagATTGAGGAGGACAAGAGGCGGCGAAACACCGAGGCGTCGGCTCGTTTCCgcgccaagaagaaggagcgcgagcaggctcTCGAGTTCCGTGCCA aggagctcgaggcccagGTCGCTACCCTCACTGCCGAGAAGGCTtcgctcgagaaggagaacAACCTTCTCAAGTTTATTGTTgtcaacggcaacggcggtgccggtgcccCCGTCCAGGGAGCCGACGGTCTGcaggccgccctcgccgctctcggCAAGAGGAAACGAGAGGAGTAG
- the SPCP31B10.02 gene encoding UPF0651 protein, mitochondrial, whose translation MRTAATRVLRPLAEATGSRSMHATAACALDLGAKYRRPKVVPVLPPPPPPIPAASSSSPTPNTLPRRPDELPRANELPRPNELPRVSDLTPLHASAPLGPEVVVAGVHIPPKPVPPGAEDCCMNGCVNCVYTLYADDMEVYNAAVSDARAALKKSGVPEPEWPDIVKSGGGGGGAAAPAPAPPDPAMAAFMA comes from the exons ATGAGGACCGCAGCCACTCGAGTTCTGAGACCGCTGGCAGAGGCCACGGGCTCgcgcagcatgcatgcaaccgccgcgtgcgccctcgacctcggcgcaAAGTACCGCCGGCCAAAGGTCGTCCCCGTGctccccccaccgccgccgccaataCCAGctgcgagctcgagctcgccgacgccaaatacgctgcctcgtcgcccggACGAGCTACCCCGAGCGAATGAGCTCCCACGGCCCAACGAGCTGCCCCGGGTAAGCGACCTCACGCCGCTGCACGCCTCAGCGCCATTGGGAcccgaggtcgtcgttgccggcGTCCACATCCCGCCCAAGCCCGTCCCACCAGGTGCTGAAG ACTGCTGTATGAACGGTTGCGTCAACTGCGTGTACACGCtgtacgccgacgacatggaggTGTACAATGCCGCCGTGTCGGACGCGCGGGCGGCCCTCAAGAAGAGCGGAGTCCCCGAACCAGAGTGGCCAGACATTGTCAAGTCtggaggtggcgggggcggggcagcAGCCCCGGCGCCTGCACCCCCCGATCCGGCCATGGCGGCTTTCATGGCGTGA
- the wsp1 gene encoding Wiskott-Aldrich syndrome 1, translating to MGSSSTLSSDDKSKVKSAVPTSGSTNKIITVAVARIYTAKPGSSSWKYGGATGALVFLADKAKGGLWFRVVDLEGNRGVVWEHELPNEIEYNQDKPWFHSWGGDDAQIAFVFAAQDEAHEFYKKVANRSKYATKVSKDKEAGGGKQSWGKRLKGKIDKALISGPKDGSFKHVAHMGYDAEKGFSSSGVDPSWQVLLEQLSMKGISKKDIENNEDFIRDYVAQQGGIDAVIAQNKAEAEAAAKPARQPPPPPTTRRKQPPAPPASRRTVHEEAAPAPAPPPPPPAPARNTPPPPPARNQPPPPPAQRQSAPPPPPAPPAPPPPRAPAQAAPPPPPPPPPAPPRPNAGAPPPPPPPPPPGPRQGGPPPPPPPPPPSGHAPPAPPPPPAPGPPAGGDAGGRSALLASIQGQGVHKLRKVDDSEKHISPAAAGLAGAAVGGTAVAAAAAADSGGGGDLASSLAAALARRKGDLGDSDDDEESDDDPEPPPTPLLAFFLRYPNPFARHVLSVDVLERTVDPETGRVKTTRLILKRGLVPAWASKWLPSAAASGGRGLDAWVLEESVVDPPGWGTETATDAFHTQPRLRVRQGNLSFKKFMHVIEGGELCAGADGSTLHHTTAEVRSQFGGRWSSMIRNKIESYGVGKFEGNTELARKGMSLVLGLLRSRQLGADGGTNLVSASTAASGSGSADRDA from the exons ATGGGCTCGTCAAGCACACTCTCGTCAGACGACAAGAGCAAGGTCAAGAGCGCGGTTCCCACCTCGGGTTCCACCAACAAGATCATCACCGTCGCCGTAGCACGTATTTACACAGCAAAGCCGGGCTCTTCATC ATGGAAGTACGGCGGGGCCACCGGAGCCCTAGTGTTCCTCGcggacaaggccaagggcggtCTGTGGttccgtgtcgtcgacctcgag GGCAACCGCGGAGTCGTCTGGGAACACGAGCTACCCAACGAGATTGAGTACAACCAGGACAAGCCGTGGTTCCACAGCTGGGGCGGAGAC GACGCCCAAATCGCCTTCGTATTCGCGGCCCAGGACGAGGCCCACGAGTTCTACAAGAAGGTCGCCAACAGATCCAAGTATGCGA CCAAGGTCAGCAAGGACAAGgaagctggcggcggcaagcagtCTTGGGGCAAGCgcctcaagggcaagatcGACAAGGCGCTCATCTCTGGGCCG AAGGACGGCTCGTTCAAGCACGTCGCGCACATGGGctacgacgccgagaagggctTCTCGtccagcggcgtcgacccaaGCTGGCAGGTGCTGCTCGAACAGCTCAGCATGAAGGGTATCAGCAAGAAGGATATCGAGAACAATGAGGACTTCATCCGCGACTACGTTGCGCAGCAAGGCGGTATCGACGCGGTCATTGCGCAAAACAAGgcagaggccgaggcagcagcCAAGCCAGCACGACagcctcctccacctccgACGACTCGCCGCAAGcagccaccagcgccgcctgcgTCTCGCCGGACTGTTcacgaggaggccgcccctgccccggcgccgccccctccaCCGCCTGCACCGGCTCGCAACactccacctccaccaccagcgcgcaaccagccaccacctccaccggcccagcgccagagtgctccgcctcctccgcccgctccgcctgcacctccccctccccgtgCCCCTGCGCAggcagctcctcctcccccgcctcctccaccaccagcccCTCCCCGACCGAACGCTGGtgctcctcccccaccaccacctccgccgccgccgggacCGCGCCAGGGTggtccccctccccctcccccgccgcctcccccgaGCGGTCACGCCCCTcctgcccctccccctcctcctgctcctggtCCTCCCGCCGGTGGAGATGCCGGCGGCCGCTCGGCACTGCTCGCCTCGATCCAGGGCCAGGGTGTGCACAAGCtgcgcaaggtcgacgacagcgagaaGCACATCTCGCCTGCGGCTGCCGGTCTCGCCGGTGCTGCCGTTGGCGGTACCGCGgtcgctgcggctgcggctgctgacAGTGGTG GCGGTGGCGACCTTGCCTCATCGCTCGCTGCGGCTCTGGCTCGACGCAAGGGTGATCTTGGAGACTctgatgatgacgaggagagtgacgacga CCCCGAACCGCCCCCAACCCCGCTGCTGGCCTTTTTCCTGCGCTACCCGAACCCGTTCGCGCGGCACGTCCTCAGCGTCGACGTGCTAGAGCGCACCGTCGACCCAGAAACAGGCAGGGTGAAAACGACGCGGTTGATCCTCAAGCGTGGCCTCGTGCCGGCCTGGGCGAGCAAGTGGCTGCCGTCTGCGGCTGCgtcgggcgggcgcggcctcgacgcctgGGTGCTGGAAGAgagcgtcgtcgacccccCGGGCTGGGGAACGGAGACGGCCACCGACGCGTTCCACACCCAGCCGCGGCTGCGCGTGCGCCAGGGCAACCTGAGCTTCAAGAAGTTTATGCACGTTATCGAGGGGGGCGAGCTGTGTGCGGGGGCGGACGG CTCGACATTGCACCATACCACGGCCGAAGTGCGCTCGCAGTTCGGCGGGCGGTGGTCGTCGATGATCAGGAACAAGATCGAGAGCTACGGCGTGGGCAAGTTTGAGGGCAACACGGAGCTG GCGCGTAAAGGCATgtccctcgtcctcgggctaCTACGCtcccgccagctcggcgcagaCGGGGGCACCAACctcgtgtcggcgtcgacggcggcgtcggggtccggcagcgccgaccgGGACGcgtag
- the dsk1 gene encoding Protein kinase dsk1: MAAAEGSTVPPLAMPSQQSQPSASTGPSSVATSVLTEDEEDLEDYRPGGYHPINIGDEFNSGRYLIVRKLGWGHFSTVWLARDNNTSRHVALKVVKSDGHYTETALDEIQLLKAVTTASTSHPGRSHVVGLVDDFRHDGPNGSHVCMVFEVLGENLLGLIKRYQHRGVPTHIVRQIAKQILLGLDYLHTECRIIHTDLKPENVLICIDDVESVVAAELASCPAAVPTKLVGVPPSQGRMGNQTPRKESMFIVGSQPLPSPSSSYSSSPMLDKYGFGMSKISGAQLGGKSAPAAPEASSSNATAQRSATADAIGDGLGNVKLGESDLTWEKTKPPAVVPKPKGPSLLSQQMNQPPAEVPATAPAAAAGPSTSTTGTPAHTVISTPATTPDVAKGDGIAAKAGASPTKHIPKGLTSPQQHHLNNLQDNDAHLIPPGEQIAPAAGDPTTLPPPFPYDPKSLERITVKIADLGNACWVDHHFTNDIQTRQYRCPEIILGTRWGPSVDIWSAACLIFELLTGDYLFDPQPGNKYDKDDDHIAQIMELLGEMPKSLALSGKYSHDMFNRRGELRHIVRLRFWPMLSVLKEKYLMEAEEAELLTSFLLPMLHYYPDSRATAAELVKHPWLEGVVVQGDLEIAQQLHEREVERLRNQENNGNARPPVPLEDIINLGPPVAGMVGMGRI; this comes from the exons ATGGCCGCCGCAGAG GGCTCCACTGTGCCCCCGCTGGCAATGCCTTCGCAGCAATCTCAGCCATCAGCTTCCACTggcccgtcgtcggtcgcAACCTCCGTCTTGaccgaggatgaggaggaccTCGAAGACTATCGCCCGGGTGGATACCACCCAATCAACATTGGTGACGAGTTCAACAGCGGACGGTATCTCATTGTCAGAAAGCTTGGATGGGGTCACTTCTCCACCGTTTGGCTGGCAAGGGATAACAA TACTAGCCGTCACGTCGCCCTCAAGGTCGTCAAGTCGGACGGACACTACACTGAGACTGCACTCGACGAGATTCAGCTGCTCAAGGCAGTCACCACGGCGTCCACGTCGCATCCCGGCAGGTCAcatgtcgtcggccttgtcgacgacTTTCGTCATGACGGTCCCAACGGATCTCATGTGTGCATGGTGTTCGAGGTCCTGGGCGAGaatctcctcggcctgaTCAAGCGATACCAACACAGAGGCGTGCCCACACACATTGTGCGCCAGATTGCGAAGCAGATTCTCCTTGGTCTCGATTACCTCCACACGGAATGTCGCATCATCCACACAGACCTCAAGCCCGAAAACGTTCTGATCTGCattgacgacgtcgagtcggtcgTCGCCGCAGAGCTTGCGTCATGTCCTGCCGCCGTGCCAaccaagctcgtcggcgtgccccCAAGTCAAGGAAGAATGGGTAACCAGACTCCTCGAAAGGAGAGCATGTTCATCGTCGGTTCGCAGCCCCTGCCCagtccgagctcgagctaTTCCAGCAGCCCCATGCTTGACAAGTATGGTTTCGGCATGAGCAAGATCTCGGGCGCCCAGCTTGGTGGCAAGAGTGCACCAGCTGCCCCAGAAGCTTCTTCATCGAACGCTACCGCGCAGAGGTCGGCGACTGCCGACGCAATCGGAGATGGACTAGGCAACGTTAAATTGGGCGAGAGCGATCTGACCTGGGAGAAGACCAAGCCACCAGCTGTCGTTCCAAAGCCAAAAGGGCCGTCGCTTTTGTCTCAGCAGATGAATCAGCCACCAGCCGAGGTTCCAGCAACAGCACCAGCTGCCGCGGCCGGCCCGTCAACATCGACGACTGGTACCCCGGCGCACACCGTTATCTCCACACCAGCCACGACCCCCGACGTTGCCAAGGGCGATGGCAttgccgccaaggccggGGCTTCGCCGACAAAGCACATTCCAAAGGGGTTGACCTCGCCTCAACAGCACCATCTGAACAACCTGCAGGACAATGATGCCCACCTGATCCCACCTGGAGAGCAGAttgccccagccgccggcgaccCTACGACCCTTCCACCCCCTTTCCCCTATGACCCCAAGAGCCTCGAGCGCATCACTGTCAAGattgccgacctcggcaacgCATGTTGGGTCGACCACCACTTTACCAATGACATTCAGACCCGCCAGTACCGTTGCCCAGAGATTATCCTCGGTACACGGTGGGGCCCGAGTGTGGACATTTGGAGTGCTGCGTGCTTG ATCTTCGAGTTGTTAACCGGCGACTACTTGTTCGACCCTCAGCCAGGAAACAAGtacgacaaggacgacgatCACATCGCTCAGATCATGGAGCTGCTTGGCGAGATGCCAAAGTCTCTGGCACTGTCTGGCAAGTACAGCCACGACATGTTCAaccgccgaggcgagcttCGCCACATAGTCCGTCTCCGATTCTGGCCTATGCTCTCGGTCCTCAAGGAGAAGTACCTCATggaggctgaggaggccgagctcctcaCCTCGTTCCTCCTACCCATGCTCCACTACTACCCCGACAGCCGCGCGACTGCCGCCGAACTGGTCAAGCACCCGTGGCTCGAGGGCGTTGTCGTCcagggcgacctcgagatTGCTCAGCAGctccacgagcgcgaggtggagcgATTGCGAAACCAGGAGAACAATGGCAACGCACGACCACCAGTACCGCTCGAGGACATTATCAACCTCggcccgcccgtcgccggcaTGGTCGGCATGGGACGCATCTGA
- the AN2882 gene encoding Homoserine dehydrogenase: MSRPVPVALIGVGGVGKAILQQLLAPPLAAKFNLILIANSRKALSLPLPTNAPVTPANFLPILEEHGAPLDVPSVISLLASHPDGPGIFIDSTGAEAVPALYPTVLGHGVHVVTPNKKGTSGDLALYKAIEDASYPNTRALIYGESTVGAGLPILSSLKDLVGTGDEIEKIEGVFSGTLSYIFNEYSKVEGGDVAFSEVVKIAKDKGYTEPDPRDDLSGADVARKLTILSRLVPTAPELPKGYASVPTQSLVPPVLENASTKEEYLERLAEGDSYFANLREEARKEGKVVRYVGVIDIANNKVECKLGKYDFDHAFATALKGSDNIISFHTKRYSPRPLIIQGAGAGADVTAMGCTSDLLKIYERIRL; this comes from the exons ATGTCCCGCCCAGTCCCAGTTGCgctcatcggcgtcggcggcgtcggcaaggccatcctgcagcagctgctcgcgccgcccctcGCGGCCAAGTTCAACCTGATCCTGATCGCCAACTCGCGCAAGGCGCTCTCGCTCCCCCTGCCGACCAACGCGCCCGTCACGCCGGCAAACTTCCTCCCCAtcctcgaggagcacggcgcgccgctcgacgtgcCGTCCGTCATCTCGCTGCTCGCGTCGCACCCCGACGGCCCGGGCATCTTCATCGACtcgaccggcgccgaggccgtcccCGCCCTGTACCCCACCGTGCTCGGCCACGGCGTGCACGTCGTCACCCCCAACAAGAAGGGCACGTcgggcgacctcgcgctctACAAGGCTATCGAGGACGCCTCCTACCCCAACACCCGCGCGCTCATCTACGGCGAGAGCACGGTCGGCGCTGGTCTGCCCATCCTGTCCtcgctcaaggacctcgtcggcaccggcgacgagatcgagAAGATTGAGGGTGTCTTCTCCGGCACGCTCTCGTACATCTTCAACGAGTACtccaaggtcgagggcggcgacgtcgcctTCTCCGAGGTGGTCAAGATtgccaaggacaagggctACACCGAGCCCGAcccgcgcgacgacctgtcgggcgccgacgtcgcgcgcaagctcaCCATCCTGTCGCGTCTTGTCCCCACCGCGCCCGAGCTGCCCAAGGGCTACGCGAGCGTTCCCACCCAGTCGCTTGTCCCCCCTGTGCTCGAGAACGCGTCCACCAAGGAGGAGtacctcgagcgcctggccgagggcgacagCTACTTTGCCAACCTCCGCGAGGAGGCCcgcaaggagggcaaggtcgTCCGCTACGTCGGTGTCATCGACATTGCCAACAACAAGGTCGAGTGCAAGCTCGGCAAGTACGACTTTGACCACGCGTTCGCGACCGCCCTCAAGGGCTCGGACAACATCATCTCGTTCCACACCAAGCGCTactcgccccgcccgctTATCATCCagggcgccggtgccggtgccgacgtcACCGCGATGGGCTGCACT TCCGACCTCCTCAAGATCTACGAGCGCATCCGCCTCTAA
- the fsf1_1 gene encoding putative mitochondrial transport protein fsf1: protein MSDKAGLYNISVPKYDLETYSGRLKYFYSTTSPLTLLASSSQLEQAQKDVVYFDGKIKEAGKAGYWVDKEHKERYDHAKQLVNSSIHPDTGKPVPLPFRMSAFAGMLMPNPSLKSVIFWQWANQTLNVAVNFSNANKSITLTPQEIGTAYVAATATSVALAVGLTRAVPRLPLSAATRHILGRLVPFVAVASAGVVNISCIRWKEMRDGIEVFQIKKDAEGDEDKVLLGKSPKAGQLAVGQSAASRVLTNMPTLIIPPMVMTLLERRGTFNGPRGKTAATLTQLTLIGLSLGLFLPPAIAYFPQRAETTGPKLGEPFVNIKGPIYFNKGL from the exons ATGAGCGACAAGGCAGGCCTGTACAACATCT CTGTTCCCAAGTACGACCTGGAGACGTACT CCGGTCGCCTCAAGTACTTCtactcgacgacctcgcccctcacgctgctcgcgtcgtcgtcgcagctcgagcaggcgcagaAGGATGTCGTGTACTTTGACGGCAAGATCAAGGAGGCTGGCAAGGCCGGCTACTGGGTCGACAAGGAGCACAAGGAGCGCTACGACCATGCCAAGCAGC TGGTTAACTCGTCGATTCACCCCGACACGGGCAAGCCGGTGCCGCTCCCCTTCCGCATGTCCGCGTTT GCCGGCATGCTCATGCCCAACCCCTCCCTCAAGAGCGTCATCTTCTGGCAGTGGGCCAACCAGACGCTCAACGTCGCCGTCAACTTCAGCAACGCGAACAAGAGCAtcacgctcacgccgcaggaGATCGGCACGGCGTACGTCGCGGCGACCGCAAcgtcggtcgcgctcgccgtcggcctgacgcgcgccgtgccccgTCTCCCGCTGTCCGCGGCGACCCGCCAcatcctcggccgcctcgtgccATTCGTGGCTGTCGCCTCGGCTGGTGTCGTCAACATCTCGTGTATCCGCTGGAAGGAGATGCGCGACGGCATCGAGGTGTTCCAGATcaagaaggacgccgagggcgacgaggacaaggtccTGCTTGGCAAGTCGCCCAAGgccggccagctcgccgtcggacAGAGTGCCGCGAGCCGTGTCCTCACCAACAT GCCCACCCTCATCATCCCTCCCATGGTCAtgacgctgctcgagcgccgcggcacgtTCAACGGCCCCCGTGGCAAAACTGCTGCCACCTTGACGCAGCTCACGCTGA TCGGCCTGTCcctcggcctcttcctcccTCCCGCCATCGCCTACTTCCCTCAGCGCGCCGAGACCACCGGccccaagctcggcgagccctTTGTCAACATCAAGGGACCCATCTACTTCAACAAGGGTCTGTAA